In the bacterium genome, GCGGCACGCCTCGCCGGCCGGCGGCGGCGGCCGCGGCGGCGGCCGACCCGGGGGTCAGCCCGAGCAGCTTGGCCCGTTCGCTGGCGGTCGACGGCGGCGGCGCGATGACCGCCTTGCCGAGGCGCGAAACCGGCGGCGGGGCGGGGCGGGCCGGGGCGGCCGCGGGGCGCGCGGGCTGCGGCGGCGCGACCGGCGCGGGAGCGGGAGCGGGAGCGGCCGCCTGGGGGGCGGCGGGCGTCGCGACGACGGCTTCCGCCGCCTTCTCCGCCGGCTTCGGGGCCGGCTTCTCGACGGGGGCGGCGGGCGGCGCCGGCGTCGGGACGACGGCGGGCGCCTCGACCGGGGCCGGCGCGGCGGCCGGGGTCGCGGCGATCGGCGCCGGCGTCGGGACGACGGGGGCCGGGGCGGCGGGGGCTTCCGTCGGCGAGGGCTCGGCCGGAACGGCGGCCGCCGGAGCGGCGCCTTCCGGGCGGCGATGCGCCGCGGCCCGCTCGAGGGCGGCCTTCTTCGCCGCGGCGCGGCGCTCTTCCTCGCGCTGCCGCTCTTCGCGCGCGGCGCGTTCCTTCTCTTCCCGTTCCGTCGCGGCGCGCTTGAGCGCCTCTTCCTTGGAGGGACGGACCGGCTTCGGCTTGAAGAGATCCCGGAGTTCGGCGACGACGGCGTCGTCCAGCGGCGACAGGTTGGACTTCGCCTCGAGGCCCATGTCTTCGAGGGCGTCGAGGATCTCCTTGCTGTCGACGTTGAGTTCTTTGGCCAGTTGGAAAATCCGCACGGGGGCTACTCCTCATCCCGCCCGGGGGCGTCGGCTTCCGGCGTGGAGGCCGAGTCCGCCTTGCCTTCTGCGGGCGGGACGTCGCGCAGGAACTCCGCGACGTCGAGCGATGCGTCGTCCGGCTGGGCGCCGGCCGACAGTTCCGCCGCGAGCCGCGCGGCTTCCTCTTCTTCCTGCTGGATCTCGGCCGCCAAGGTCTCCGCCTTGTCGTGGAGCTCGAGCGCGAGGTCGGTGTCGATGCCCGGAACCGCGGTGAGGTCCTCGAGGTCCGCGTCGATCAGCTGCTCGAGCTCGCGGTAGCCGTAGTCGATCAGGGTGGCGACCAACTCCTCGTCCGCGCCGAGGCGGGTGAAGAGGTCGGCGGCGCGGGCTTGCGCGGCGCTCTCGGCCTCCACCTCGTCGAGCTTCTCGCTCTCGCTCTTGATGTCGATCCGCCAGCCGACCAACTTGCCGGCGAGGCGGACGTTCTGGCCCTTCTTGCCGATGGCGAGGGAGAGCTGGTCGTCGGCGACGATCACCTCGACCTCGCGCCGCTCCTCGTCCTTGAGTGCCACGCGGTTCACCGCGGCCGGCTTGAGCGCCTCGCGGACGAACGCCAGCCCGTCCTCGTGGTACTGGACGATGTCGATCTTCTCGCCGCGGAGCTCGCGGATGACCGACTGCACGCGGCTGCCCTTCATCCCGACGCAGGCGCCGACCGGGTCGACGTCGCGGTCGCGCGACTGCACGGCGATCTTCGTCCGCTCGCCCGCGTCGCGGGCCGTGGAGACGATCCGCACCGTCCCGTCGTAGATCTCCGGGACTTCCATCTCGAAGAGCTTCATCACCAAGCGCGGATCGGAGCGGGAGAGGATGACCTGCGGCCCCTTGCCCGACTTCTCGACGTCCACGATCACCGCCCGGACCCGGTCGCCGGGGTTGCAGTGCTCGGCGCGGATCTGCTCGCGCCGGGGCACCGCCCCTTCCGTGGAGCCGAGGTCCACGACGACGTCGCCGCGTTCGACGCGCTTGACGACGCCGTTGATCAGCTCGCCGACGCGGTCGATGTACTCGTTGTAGACCTTCTCCCGCTCGGCTTCCTTGACCTTCTGGTAGATCACCTGCTTCGCGGCCTGGGCGGCGATCCGCCCGAGCTCGGGGCAGGGCTTGTCGAAGCGGAGCTCCATGTCGAAGTCCGCCTGGGGGTCGATCTCCAGCGCGTCCTCGAGGCTGATCTCGGTGTCCTCGTCCTCGACGTCGGCCACCACCCGCTTCAGCGCGTAGACGCGGAACGTCCCGTTCTCCTGGTCGAACACGGAGACGATGTTCTCGCGCGAGCGGAAAACCTTGCGCGACGCGGCCGCGTAGGCTTCTTCCAGGGCCTTGATCACGACCTCGCGGTCGATGCCCTTGTCGCGCCCGATGTCGTCGATCGCCTGCAACAGTTCGTTCTGCATGGAGCCCTCTTCCCTCCGCGCTACCACTCGACGTGAATCCGCGCCGCCAGTACGGCGGAAAGCGGAATTTCGATCAGCGTGCCGTCGGCGGCCTTGACCGCGACGGACTCCCCGCCGGCGTTCTCCAGCGCGCCCACGGCGGTGCGCGCCTTCCCGTCCGCGCCGCGGTACTTCACGTGCACGGC is a window encoding:
- a CDS encoding translation initiation factor IF-2 N-terminal domain-containing protein, which gives rise to MRIFQLAKELNVDSKEILDALEDMGLEAKSNLSPLDDAVVAELRDLFKPKPVRPSKEEALKRAATEREEKERAAREERQREEERRAAAKKAALERAAAHRRPEGAAPAAAVPAEPSPTEAPAAPAPVVPTPAPIAATPAAAPAPVEAPAVVPTPAPPAAPVEKPAPKPAEKAAEAVVATPAAPQAAAPAPAPAPVAPPQPARPAAAPARPAPPPVSRLGKAVIAPPPSTASERAKLLGLTPGSAAAAAAAAGRRGVP
- the nusA gene encoding transcription termination factor NusA; the encoded protein is MQNELLQAIDDIGRDKGIDREVVIKALEEAYAAASRKVFRSRENIVSVFDQENGTFRVYALKRVVADVEDEDTEISLEDALEIDPQADFDMELRFDKPCPELGRIAAQAAKQVIYQKVKEAEREKVYNEYIDRVGELINGVVKRVERGDVVVDLGSTEGAVPRREQIRAEHCNPGDRVRAVIVDVEKSGKGPQVILSRSDPRLVMKLFEMEVPEIYDGTVRIVSTARDAGERTKIAVQSRDRDVDPVGACVGMKGSRVQSVIRELRGEKIDIVQYHEDGLAFVREALKPAAVNRVALKDEERREVEVIVADDQLSLAIGKKGQNVRLAGKLVGWRIDIKSESEKLDEVEAESAAQARAADLFTRLGADEELVATLIDYGYRELEQLIDADLEDLTAVPGIDTDLALELHDKAETLAAEIQQEEEEAARLAAELSAGAQPDDASLDVAEFLRDVPPAEGKADSASTPEADAPGRDEE